From the Misgurnus anguillicaudatus chromosome 17, ASM2758022v2, whole genome shotgun sequence genome, one window contains:
- the LOC129452284 gene encoding uncharacterized protein isoform X1 produces the protein MDVNLTISLMRGQMGAVIEKAVNVAVETVLGEMIRVVGLKFEEIKREMNTKEKENENIRRMLETSRSQMKTMRKYITVLTAKDQNRLYHGDMTQSVGVHTQRGPTSTVSMCTKASNPCIRPRVTEPAPVAGPSWVRQHMHVSKPQNIQEPMRSENHIGDIHIEEIHGSSAHKAVDHSSHQLVDSQGLLSETSDPIWGQNPLTSADTEHTDMPDTGMLSTSMMTDDPSQTAVRMNFGAPSLKIKKEEPEVEIVCVKDEPSEAASSSRFEYPNHELQQQVGEPDLGVPLDLPGSFQALQSPSTSAELTIPAFVGLDPSTSDVREMSPGSFETNPCTPVERAILELQGEMGLKISHLTALVQALLGNRCPVPLLQEEEDDEDCILPVMSMEDLDQLDLQLRDREVMQKLVNKLSTIGGHTMRKTVSRICAKVLGSSVAKKLNWCGRGDKRGLNKTHVGTLIIAAAMRNKALHAPTEAEAEKCIKDFLRWAPGRPSPNVQ, from the exons ATGGATGTGAATCTGACCATCTCTCTTATGCGCGGCCAGATGGGCGCCGTCATTGAGAAAGCGGTGAACGTGGCGGTGGAGACCGTGTTGGGGGAGATGATCCGAGTGGTCGGCCTCAAGTTTGAGGAGATCAAACGGGAGATGAACACGAAAGAGAAGGAAAACGAGAACATCAGGAGGATGTTGGAGACGTCCCGCAGTCAGATGAAAACAATGCGCAAGTACATCACCGTGCTGACTGCTAAAGATCAAAACAGACTGTACCACGGAGATATGACACAATCAGTAGGCGTGCATACCCAAAGAGGGCCAACAAGCACGGTGTCAATGTGTACAAAAGCCTCAAACCCGTGCATCCGACCTAGAGTTACTGAACCTGCCCCTGTTGCCGGACCTTCATGGGTTAGACAGCATATGCACGTGTCTAAACCTCAAAATATACAGGAGCCAATGAGAAGTGAGAATCATATTGGTGATATCCATATTGAAGAGATCCATGGCTCATCAGCCCACAAAG CAGTTGATCATTCAAGCCATCAACTGGTGGACAGTCAAGGCCTTCTATCTGAGACTAGTGATCCAATATGGGGTCAAAACCCTCTGACTTCAGCAGACACTGAGCACACAGACATGCCAGACACCGGTATGCTCTCGACATCTATGATGACTGATGATCCATCCCAAACTGCAGTCAGAATGAACTTTGGAGCACCATCACTTAAGATCAAAAAGGAGGAGCCTGAGGTTGAGATTGTCTGTGTGAAGGATGAACCCTCAGAGGCAGCCAGCAGTTCAAGATTCGAATATCCCAACCATGAACTTCAACAACAAGTGGGAGAACCTGACCTTGGGGTCCCACTAGATCTACCTGGATCCTTTCAGGCTCTTCAAAGTCCAAGCACCTCAGCAGAACTTACAATCCCAGCCTTCGTCGGTTTGGACCCATCCACCT CTGACGTGAGAGAAATGAGTCCTGGGAGTTTCGAAACAAATCCATGTACCC CTGTAGAGAGAGCTATTCTGGAGTTGCAAGGAGAGATGGGTTTAAAAATCAGTCACCTGACTGCATTGGTTCAAGCTCTGCTGGGGAATAGATGCCCAGTACCATTACTGCAGGAAGAGGAAGATGATGAGGATTGTATCCTACCTGTGATGTCAATGGAGGATCTTGACCAATTAGACCTACAACTTAGGGACAGAGAAGTGATGCAGAAGTTG GTGAACAAATTGTCTACCATTGGAGGGCACACTATGAGAAAAACTGTATCAAGAATTTGTGCCAAAGTTTTGGGATCCAGCGTGGCTAAAAAGCTCAACTGGTGTGGGAGAGGAGACAAGCGAGGCTTGAATAAAACACATGTTGGAACACTGATAATAG
- the LOC129452284 gene encoding uncharacterized protein isoform X2, translating to MDVNLTISLMRGQMGAVIEKAVNVAVETVLGEMIRVVGLKFEEIKREMNTKEKENENIRRMLETSRSQMKTMRKYITVLTAKDQNRLYHGDMTQSVGVHTQRGPTSTVSMCTKASNPCIRPRVTEPAPVAGPSWVRQHMHVSKPQNIQEPMRSENHIGDIHIEEIHGSSAHKVDHSSHQLVDSQGLLSETSDPIWGQNPLTSADTEHTDMPDTGMLSTSMMTDDPSQTAVRMNFGAPSLKIKKEEPEVEIVCVKDEPSEAASSSRFEYPNHELQQQVGEPDLGVPLDLPGSFQALQSPSTSAELTIPAFVGLDPSTSDVREMSPGSFETNPCTPVERAILELQGEMGLKISHLTALVQALLGNRCPVPLLQEEEDDEDCILPVMSMEDLDQLDLQLRDREVMQKLVNKLSTIGGHTMRKTVSRICAKVLGSSVAKKLNWCGRGDKRGLNKTHVGTLIIAAAMRNKALHAPTEAEAEKCIKDFLRWAPGRPSPNVQ from the exons ATGGATGTGAATCTGACCATCTCTCTTATGCGCGGCCAGATGGGCGCCGTCATTGAGAAAGCGGTGAACGTGGCGGTGGAGACCGTGTTGGGGGAGATGATCCGAGTGGTCGGCCTCAAGTTTGAGGAGATCAAACGGGAGATGAACACGAAAGAGAAGGAAAACGAGAACATCAGGAGGATGTTGGAGACGTCCCGCAGTCAGATGAAAACAATGCGCAAGTACATCACCGTGCTGACTGCTAAAGATCAAAACAGACTGTACCACGGAGATATGACACAATCAGTAGGCGTGCATACCCAAAGAGGGCCAACAAGCACGGTGTCAATGTGTACAAAAGCCTCAAACCCGTGCATCCGACCTAGAGTTACTGAACCTGCCCCTGTTGCCGGACCTTCATGGGTTAGACAGCATATGCACGTGTCTAAACCTCAAAATATACAGGAGCCAATGAGAAGTGAGAATCATATTGGTGATATCCATATTGAAGAGATCCATGGCTCATCAGCCCACAAAG TTGATCATTCAAGCCATCAACTGGTGGACAGTCAAGGCCTTCTATCTGAGACTAGTGATCCAATATGGGGTCAAAACCCTCTGACTTCAGCAGACACTGAGCACACAGACATGCCAGACACCGGTATGCTCTCGACATCTATGATGACTGATGATCCATCCCAAACTGCAGTCAGAATGAACTTTGGAGCACCATCACTTAAGATCAAAAAGGAGGAGCCTGAGGTTGAGATTGTCTGTGTGAAGGATGAACCCTCAGAGGCAGCCAGCAGTTCAAGATTCGAATATCCCAACCATGAACTTCAACAACAAGTGGGAGAACCTGACCTTGGGGTCCCACTAGATCTACCTGGATCCTTTCAGGCTCTTCAAAGTCCAAGCACCTCAGCAGAACTTACAATCCCAGCCTTCGTCGGTTTGGACCCATCCACCT CTGACGTGAGAGAAATGAGTCCTGGGAGTTTCGAAACAAATCCATGTACCC CTGTAGAGAGAGCTATTCTGGAGTTGCAAGGAGAGATGGGTTTAAAAATCAGTCACCTGACTGCATTGGTTCAAGCTCTGCTGGGGAATAGATGCCCAGTACCATTACTGCAGGAAGAGGAAGATGATGAGGATTGTATCCTACCTGTGATGTCAATGGAGGATCTTGACCAATTAGACCTACAACTTAGGGACAGAGAAGTGATGCAGAAGTTG GTGAACAAATTGTCTACCATTGGAGGGCACACTATGAGAAAAACTGTATCAAGAATTTGTGCCAAAGTTTTGGGATCCAGCGTGGCTAAAAAGCTCAACTGGTGTGGGAGAGGAGACAAGCGAGGCTTGAATAAAACACATGTTGGAACACTGATAATAG
- the LOC129452284 gene encoding uncharacterized protein isoform X4, translating to MDVNLTISLMRGQMGAVIEKAVNVAVETVLGEMIRVVGLKFEEIKREMNTKEKENENIRRMLETSRSQMKTMRKYITVLTAKDQNRLYHGDMTQSVGVHTQRGPTSTVSMCTKASNPCIRPRVTEPAPVAGPSWVRQHMHVSKPQNIQEPMRSENHIGDIHIEEIHGSSAHKAVDHSSHQLVDSQGLLSETSDPIWGQNPLTSADTEHTDMPDTGMLSTSMMTDDPSQTAVRMNFGAPSLKIKKEEPEVEIVCVKDEPSEAASSSRFEYPNHELQQQVGEPDLGVPLDLPGSFQALQSPSTSAELTIPAFVGLDPSTYTVMEKTPAEKQREYRARRDADPVRREKYLNRERERWKRDVEAGKRRKIGDLCEKAQRLRRKKWREAKARRRSRTVFRNNRLPYGQT from the exons ATGGATGTGAATCTGACCATCTCTCTTATGCGCGGCCAGATGGGCGCCGTCATTGAGAAAGCGGTGAACGTGGCGGTGGAGACCGTGTTGGGGGAGATGATCCGAGTGGTCGGCCTCAAGTTTGAGGAGATCAAACGGGAGATGAACACGAAAGAGAAGGAAAACGAGAACATCAGGAGGATGTTGGAGACGTCCCGCAGTCAGATGAAAACAATGCGCAAGTACATCACCGTGCTGACTGCTAAAGATCAAAACAGACTGTACCACGGAGATATGACACAATCAGTAGGCGTGCATACCCAAAGAGGGCCAACAAGCACGGTGTCAATGTGTACAAAAGCCTCAAACCCGTGCATCCGACCTAGAGTTACTGAACCTGCCCCTGTTGCCGGACCTTCATGGGTTAGACAGCATATGCACGTGTCTAAACCTCAAAATATACAGGAGCCAATGAGAAGTGAGAATCATATTGGTGATATCCATATTGAAGAGATCCATGGCTCATCAGCCCACAAAG CAGTTGATCATTCAAGCCATCAACTGGTGGACAGTCAAGGCCTTCTATCTGAGACTAGTGATCCAATATGGGGTCAAAACCCTCTGACTTCAGCAGACACTGAGCACACAGACATGCCAGACACCGGTATGCTCTCGACATCTATGATGACTGATGATCCATCCCAAACTGCAGTCAGAATGAACTTTGGAGCACCATCACTTAAGATCAAAAAGGAGGAGCCTGAGGTTGAGATTGTCTGTGTGAAGGATGAACCCTCAGAGGCAGCCAGCAGTTCAAGATTCGAATATCCCAACCATGAACTTCAACAACAAGTGGGAGAACCTGACCTTGGGGTCCCACTAGATCTACCTGGATCCTTTCAGGCTCTTCAAAGTCCAAGCACCTCAGCAGAACTTACAATCCCAGCCTTCGTCGGTTTGGACCCATCCACCT ACACTGTAATGGAAAAAACACCTGCTGAGAAACAGAGAGAGTACAGGGCGAGAAGGGATGCTGATCCTGTTCGCAGGGAAAAGTACCTCAACAGGGAGCGAGAAAGATGGAAGAGAGATGTTGAGGCAGGGAAAAGGAGGAAAATTGGTGACCTGTGTGAGAAGGCACAGAGGTTAAGGCGCAAGAAGTGGAGGGAGGCAAAAGCACGTCGGAGGAGCAGAACTGTTTTTCGAAATAATCGCCTGCCCTACGGACAAACCTGA